In the genome of Stigmatopora nigra isolate UIUO_SnigA chromosome 7, RoL_Snig_1.1, whole genome shotgun sequence, the window AATCTTTATAATGTTCTTTTTAGATTAATCCTTGAGATTGCAGGTGACTATTATGGGTCATATAAAAACACTTAGATATTACCatttattctatatattttggctgattattatttttaaattatggaaacataaaaatacaataatataacattgtattttttgctaAATATTTTAGTATGgtaaatccatttataaatgaatacaatgttaatatatattaaaaaaatactaaattaattaaaaaaactgtgtttttcTCCCATATAACCCAACATataacagtttttttgtcatactcaatggttgccattgatgatgGACAATAGGTGCCCAACTCACttaaactgggaagactggATTTGAATGCTCATATTTCATCGCCACTGATGGAGTTAATCTTCCAATCCATGTTGGGTGAACATTAGTTcattccagtcaaaatgaattggacatctagtgccaTTAATGGCACCCAGTTAAATTTGAAGTTTGTCAAATGAGtagcttgtaaaaaaatatcatgtatAGAACTATGAAAACAACTTTGTAATGGCCAAAATTGAAAGGATTACTTTTGTCGAGCAGAAATTTGAGACGCTGGTTGGAGAGCGAGGCACTCAGATGAGTGGAGGACAGAAGCAGAGAATTGCGATCGCTCGAGCGCTTGTCCGCAACCCCAAAATCCTTCTGCTGGATGAAGCAACTTCAGCTCTGGATGCTGAGAGTGAGACAGCTGTGCAGACGGCACTTGACAAGGTACACGCGCTGATCTGCATTTATTTGAAATGcatgtataatgagatttttttccccaggtcAGACTAGGTCGTACAACCATAATTGTGGCCCATCGCCTCTCAACTATCAGAAATGCTGATATCATTGCTGGCTTCCAAAGCGGAGAGGTTATTGAACTGGGTACTCATAGTCAGCTGATGGAAAAACAGGGTGTTTATTGTACCCTTGTTACCATGCAGGTGAGTTTGGCATGAAAATGTTTTCCTAGAGCAATGGTGGAAAAGTATGGATTAATTAGGGATTACATCGTTTTCCACGCGAGTGCGAGTCATCTGCGTTTGATGATCTCTGAATATTGAACCCAATCccttttcattctttttgcaATTCAGTTGTGAAGCACAAAATAAGcttgtataaaaatatgttgGAATATTTTGCTTACTTGAATTTAATATAGTTAAATTGGTTAGCCAATGTGATTATTTGAGCTATtttgttttctgattttttttaaactttttttgttgtcgCTGGACATTTCCTTTGTTCTGAAAAGAATTTAATACATATTGAATGAtgaatagaaaagaaatataaaatatactgtattattTTCTGTCTTATGCGTTATCCTTATATTTCTGTAATATTTTATAGCAACAGGTGTCAGGTATTAATTCATCACTACAAATTTCCTCCAGTTAAAAGGGATTGGTCATCTATTTGGCATCAATGGAATCCATAGatttaacaaacatttaaataacatatataagtatgtgtatatatatatatatatatatatatatatatatatatatatatatatatatatatatatatatatatatatatatatatatatattaatatatatatttgtgtgtatatatatatatatatatatatatatatatatattaatatatatatttgtgtgtatatatatatatatatatatatatatatatatatatatatatatatatatatatatatatatatatatatatatatatatatatatatatatatatatatatatatatatatatatatatttatatttatatttatatattttaacctGACTCCGATCCCCTTTAAAATCACATCCGATTTCTGATCATGTGATCTAATTGATGACATCCCTAATTAGAGAAAAGCTATCCTGTTTCAAactactttgtattttttagagCTTCCAGAAACAACAGGATGACGaacagtggataagtcatcaaaataaaaagaGCCCAACAGACGATGACACTTCCTTGAAAATGTCAAAGTTTTCAATAAGCTATTCCTCTGCTGGTTTGGAAGGAACccgagaagaaaaagaaaagttgatGGATGTCCAAGACAATACAGAAGAGGTCAAATTGGTTTATttcaatttaccgtattttactgcaacctaaaaaaaagacaatataacTGACTATCATTGGTCAGACagagaaaaaatacatctattaGTTGCTGGCCcaaccaaactttttttaaaaaagcgactcatagtccggaaaatacgatacttgggatttttggccaaaataaAGCATTTCTCTCTCATGTTCTGCAGGACAAAAGTGTTGCTCCAGTGTCGCTGCTCCAAATTCTGCGTTTTAACCTTTCTGAGTGGCCTTACATTTTGATGGGGATCATTCTTGCTGCCATCAACGGATTGTTACATCCCATGTTTGCGGTCATCCTCTCAAAGTTCATCGCTGTATGTTCCAACTGGGCTGTTCCCATCTTttctaaatcccccaaaaatcatttttctactttttccaTCCTTCAGGTGATGGCTGAGGATGATGAAGAGatgatcagaaaaaaaactgaattcctCTGCATCATGTTTGCGGTCATCGgcgtggtcatttttttcaccatgTTTCTCCAGGTATCCAAACACACAATAACAAATTCTGTATATACACATTAGCGCATTCAGTAATAATTTGCTGCCTAACAGAAGCGTCTAGACAGTAAGTTTCTTTTTAGAACACTCTGAATGTTTCCAATTTCCCTAAACACATTTCATCCCTGTTCACTTTTTCCATATTTACTGTACATTAAGTAAAGCAATAATACCTAGATAAATACCTTGATTTAACTCCGAGGAAAAAGCTAACATTAGTACTCCTGGGCAACCCTTTCCCTGTGATTATAGttaatattgtaaatatactttcaaatcaaataatacaaatattcccATTGATCtgtcaaatgaaataatttgtctTTTGATACTTATTGATGAATATGGAGCAGATAATCTGAAAAGTTGGTCCTAATTATTTTCAAGAAACCTACTAGACGTACTATAATTCCATAATTAAGATTTTTATTGTATCTGATTCTGGAAGTGTTGAATCTGTGCACttctctgggttcaaatccaggttaggtccacctgtgtggagttggcatgttgcTTGCGTGGGTgtactccgggtactctggtttcctcccacattccaaaacgtgcatggtagactgtttggacaatctaaattgcctctaggagtcagctgggattggctccagcaccccctgcaatcctaaagagaataaagcggttcagaaaatgggatgagacATTATACTCTTGGTCCATCCCGGTCTCGATTCCCAAAAGTCTGGGTCTCAATATGTTTCTGACCCGGGTAAGTTTTGGTCTGGGATAGTTTGGTAAGTAGTATTCTTGTAATGTCAGTTTTGCTTGTACCTGTCACTTGTTTACAGGGTTACTGTTTTGGACAATCTGGGGAGATTTTGACGTTAAAACTGAGACTTGCAGCTTTCAAGGCTTTGATGAGGCAGGTGAGCTGAATCACAGATACTCTTGACAGTCTTTCCAGTATCCAATTTATTGAGGgtggcattttatttatttatttatttattttccaggaTCTAGGTTGGTTTGATGACCATAAAAACAGCGTCGGAACGCTCACAACGAGACTGGCCGCAGATGCAGCTCAAGTTCAGGGGGTGATGCATTTTGGAGTCTTTTGCTCAAAAGTACACACAACACTCTTCTTTTCCCAATGAATTTTTCCACCACTGGTCAGGTTACGGGAGTCCGCCTGGCCACGTTAGTGCAGAATACTGCCAACTTGGGAACTGGTGTGATTTTGGCTTTTGTGAACGGCTGGGAGCTGACCTTACTCGTGCTGGTCTTGGTGCCAATCTTGGCCGTGGCTGGAATGATGGAGATAGAGTTGCTTGCTGGGCAAGCTGCTAAGGACAAGAAGGAGTTGGAAAAGGCTGGACaggtaggcttttttttcctttttttcaaatgacttaCTTTGCCATCAGCCTGCCAAAGTACCTGCCAATGTTGTTGATTCTGCTGTGTCTCATCAGACTGTTACTGAAGCTATTGAAAACATCCGTACAGTTGCATCTTTGACTCGAGAAGCTAAATTTGAGTCTTTGTTTCACGATAATCTGCAAGTTCCGTACAGGTATTTGCTGGACACTATTGCCTGTCATCAGATTGTTGACATGTTTTTCCCCCAATGGGCtacttttgaatttttttttgtctttgcagaaACGCTCAGAAAAAGTCTCACATGCAGGGTTTTGCCTTCTCGTTCTCTCAAGCTATGATCTATTTTACTTATGCTTTATGTTTCTGGTTTGGAGCTTGGCTTGTGGAGCAAGGCAGAATGAATGTTGAAGGAGTATTTCTGTAAGTAATCTTTGATCCTTATCAAGATTTCATGGTgcattccataaaaaaaatgtctaaaactaCTAATGTCGCTTTAATCCCATATGTTTGCTAGCTTTTTGCATGtaaaatacatacattcattACATGAGAGAGTCAAATTTCATTACATGAGAGAGTAAAATTAATGAAGTGAGTCTATTGTTATCATTTCCACTGAATGTTTTAgcgaaaataaaagcttttttatatattccaATACCCTTAATTCAAACTAAGTAGACAATTTTTCCTCTGTGATGGATCAAAAGTATTGAATTGCTTAGGTTCTTAGGAGGAATTCACATGAGTATTAAAATCACACAATGTTAATATATTGCGACAAATTCAGAGAACCAATAGGCATAGTGATTGTAGAAAACAGAGGGGACATTCCCATCTGCTTTTGAAGTTAAATGATCAGTActattgatgcaaatatttttgggtGCTAATATTAACacaattgattgatttattttacataACGTGGAGTCTTTTGAATAACTCTTTTAAGCACAACGGAAGctaacaattgattttttttctcagagtgAGCATGGCTCTCATGTATGGTTCCTTGGCTGTTGGAGAAGCCACTTCCTTTGCGCCTAACTACGCTAATGCCAAAGTATCTGCCAGTCACATCATGATACTCCTGAATAGACGCCCTTCTATTGATAATCTCTCACATGAAGGACAGTCATTGGTAAGCAGAAAGAAGTCCATTACCTTCCAATTCCATTCAACATCTAAcagtattttctctttttccccccttcaaaCTCCAGACTAAATTTGAGGGTAGTGTGTCCTTTGAGGGTGTTAACTTTAACTACCCCTCACGCCCCAATGTTCATGTCCTTCGAGGGCTGAATTTGGAGGTGGGCAAGGGGCAGACACTGGCCCTGGTTGGACGCAGCGGCTGTGGAAAAAGCACTTCCATACAACTTCTGGAAAGGTTCTACGACGCAACCCAAGGGAACGTGGTGAGATGACTATTATACCTATTGTCCGTTTACTTAATACATTAATACCTCGGCTCTTTGCGGTTCGACTAACGCGGCTTAGACACACCAAATATATGAATGGTGTATAGTGGAGGAACAATCCtacaaacatgaaatgaggGGGGTAAGGCACAATTGGTGATTATCTTACTGGCCAATAGAGTGCAGTGTCCACCTTCAGGAGTTATTGTAATCCAATGCTGAATGGCTATTAGGTTTACAGTTGTACCTATACTTAAGAAACTAATTGGTTGCAAGAATGTTTTCGTGACTTCAACATTTCggaagtagaggtgtactttatatgtaaattctctaattcgttccacggtcctcacacaactacctacttaaccctttaaaattggtcaatttGCACTCACTACCCAGCGTGTGTTTTGAAAAGTTAATGAGATATGATCCAAAACAGActacaaaatctttttttttttagtttgaaatttgGTATCCGATTGTCACCTTTCTTAAAATCGTACCGTATtgtattttgtttgattttcttcCAGATGATTGATTCTAAAAGTGTGAAAGATCTGAACATCCAGTGGCTAAGGTCTCAGATAGGCATCGTGTCGCAGGAACCTGTTCTTTTTGACTGCAGTATAGCGGAAAACATTGCATATGGAGACAACAGTCGCACTGTTACAATGGAGGAGATTAAAGCAGCTGCTGAAGCTGCCAACATTCACAACTTCATCGAAAGTTTGCCAAAGGTAGTCACATTATTATTGGTGGTTTTTACAaattcttgcagtggaggatggattttgaaaaccaagatggcatcagcatatttaacagtatttgtTAAGTTGAAAAAACGATATGTAAAACAAGCCAAAGTAAATCCGGGGCCTCATAATAAGATGTCTAACTTGACCAGAGCAAGGTACTTACGTTTGTTTGTGTttagctgtgttttttttttcattaactcttgaaaaaaaacatttggacactCGAATGACAAAAACCAATAACATAAGTAAGAAATGGATTCCATTGCGCTCGGTGAGGTTGACCCAAAATACATAAAGGTTCATGACAGCAGTAATTTCATAATgacaattttccccaaaaattccACTGCTCTACTGACTTTGACTGTTTTTTGGAACAGAAATATGACACTCAAGCAGGTGACAAGGGGACACAATTGTCAGGCGGTCAGAAACAACGAATAGCCATAGCCCGAGCCATCATCCGTAACCCCAAACTTTTGCTTCTGGATGAGGCCACGTCGGCACTCGACGCTGAGAGCGAGAAGGTGAGTTTTCTGATCCCATCTGGTACGGCtgtaattttgactttttgccTCCTGATTTATGTTGGACCCAGATGGTGCAAGAAGCGTTAGACAAAGCCAGGCAGGGCAGGACGTGTATTCTTGTCGCCCACCGTCTGTCCACCATCCAAAATGCAGACCGCATTGCTGTCTTTCAGGAAGGGATGGTGGTTGAAGAAGGCACTCACCAACAGCTGTTAGCCAAAAGGGGCGTCTACCACATGTTGGTGACCTCTCAGATAGGCCAAGGGGGACAATGAGAAGAGTAAGATGTTAGTGATTTCTTTTTCGTTTATAGGCCCTCTGTTTCAAGTAGCACGGGCTGCTTGTTTAAACACCTGAACACAACTTGATGACACACAAACAGAAGTAGAAAATTCAGCTACATTTAGCTGACTAGCAGTGTTTCTTAACGTTATTGATATTTTACATGAAGCCtccacaaaatgaaatatcaCAAAAGCATGTATAACGTATTGAAAATTTTAATGAGATTTGGGACtgttaattattatattataatacatAATTCATTGATTTCATCATAATTTAGTCCCTTGTGAAAAATACTTAATGTTATAgtcacattttagtcatttctattttttactcTTAGTCGTTGTTTGTGACAACTAAAAGGTTTTAATcttcttttaatttgaattttattttttaagtactaGTAGAcctttgtgcatgtttttgcacatgatttaacatattttagctaaaaaaaaattgtaaatggcCTTAACTATAAGATTGTCATCGTCAAAACCAACACTGCTTTAGTCAACACTAAGTTGATTTACCAGCAGAAAGCCatgaactgtattttttttaacatttagtaGAAGGAACATTTcttccgtctctttgtgccctgctctggcctggagtcagctgggatagtcagcggtttcagaaaatgagatcaagTGTCTTCTCAGGTAAAATATTGTAAACTAATTACATCAGGGAAAGACAGTACTCAGGAAAAAAGTAAAGGTACATAACTGTCGGATTGAAAAGCTCATAACACCCAAATATTGTTCGCCATTATTCATTCAAGCCATACttttaccccaaaaatataCTACCTCACATCTGCAGGGTGGTCAAAATCTACACTGCATATTATGTGCTCTTAAGCATTTGCCTTTTTCTGTGTGAATGAAATGTAATTAATCTTGACATACAATGTTGATATTTCATAATTGCACTACAGTTGAGGACAAATGAAAATACAGTGTTGGTGTAGAAATGTCATTCTTTTGGCAAGTTGTCAACATTGTTTAACACTTGAATGTAGTAGTGTGTTACATAAAACAATTTGTGAAAACAAATGTCTTAGTAAATGTTTTATTGGTGTTTGTGTGAGGGGATAATATTATTTGGGGTGTATgtaagaaaataattgaatgatTTAGTGTAAGTGCGTACACATGTTCTCGGGAGTGTTTGAGGACCCTTGCGCGTCACCACGGGATAAATCCCACAGGTGTTCTAAGCAGGACACGCCCTGCTCCAAAATGATTGACTCCTCCCCTGCGCAAACCGTACACATTTGTCGATTTgtgacaaaatgatcattttaaatttgtaaCACAAAGTTGAAATAATCCCGTTTTTTGGATGTTCCGAGCAGGGTAACACCGCAATTGTGAAGTCGCAGACTTCTTTTGCAGGGGTTAAGTCACGCCCCGCCCTACCAAAGGCAGCGTCCAATCACCTTGCTGCAGCGTGCCTTCAGCCAATCACTTTCTAAGAAGGGTCGGGCTACACAACAGTATAACTAATGAGTTTTCGCTTTTGAGAAGGCGGAAGCGTCATCGCGAGGATCGCATGGATCAACATTTGTGGTCTTGGTAAGGTTTGCTGATATATTTCCACACTTTGCATTTGAGATTCATCCACTTAATTTATTAATGTAATCATGCATTTAATCTTAAACTTGAAGGGAAttgatttctttgttttgtAACAGTGATAAGCCTAATGATAAATATGACTATGTGACGTCACCCATACATATGTTTTCGATATTATTGATCTGGCCTGAATTGTCAGAGTTGGACAAAATGCAATATTACAAGATGCTTTTCGTTGGTGTTCTTCAGCTGCATAACAATGGAATACTTGCTCTTTGCTTATCATTGACAAAAATTCATTCAAACTAGTAGGACAAGATGTGATTTTTATTGGAGAACTTCTCCcagttaaaaatggattggatggactcaatgacagccaataagTCATTGATTGCACTATgggcaaaataaaatattataaacATTACCAGTGCAGTGATCTAGTAGTCATACCTacatttacaaaattaattggttccagaactttttttgttacttgaaaatgttgtaagcagaggtgtattttatatgtaaattctctgatttattaatgtcacaaaatgaataacaagtatatatacatacaaacctGTCTTAAAATCCTTGGGAAC includes:
- the LOC144199091 gene encoding ATP-dependent translocase ABCB1-like, which gives rise to MAEMDETDKLQNNTTNTSPDVYLSEYSKTGSKRIEREEKMPAVGPVELFRFSDGIDILLIIAGTLMSMAHGVVFPLMCVVFGHMADRFIQSSAMSKNNTHHFIPTNGTLQEDMTGFCIYFAITGILVLVAGYMQVAFFALAAIRQVRRIRKSFFHSIMRKDIGWFDVNETGTLNTRLVDDVYKIQEGIGDKLGMLIQSLSTFIASLIVGLCFGWKLSLVILAVCPLLGLAAAIFSKVLTSFTYKEQTAYAKAGAVAEEVLSAIRTVFAFNGQQREIKRYAKNLEEAKNMGLKKAISSNTAMGFSNMMIFLSYALAFWYGSKLVLNKEYTTGTVLTVLFSLIFGALALGQTMPNIQSFSVARGAAHRVYRIIDDEPSIDSYSECGFKPESINGNIEFKNVHFNYPSRPEVKVLNNMCLSVKSGQTIALVGSSGCGKSTTVQLLQRFYDPQEGSVNIDGHDIRSLNICYLRKMIGVVSQEPVLFATTIAENIQYGRLDVTQEEITQAAKEANAYDFIMNLPDKFETLVGERGTQMSGGQKQRIAIARALVRNPKILLLDEATSALDAESETAVQTALDKVRLGRTTIIVAHRLSTIRNADIIAGFQSGEVIELGTHSQLMEKQGVYCTLVTMQSFQKQQDDEQWISHQNKKSPTDDDTSLKMSKFSISYSSAGLEGTREEKEKLMDVQDNTEEDKSVAPVSLLQILRFNLSEWPYILMGIILAAINGLLHPMFAVILSKFIAVMAEDDEEMIRKKTEFLCIMFAVIGVVIFFTMFLQGYCFGQSGEILTLKLRLAAFKALMRQDLGWFDDHKNSVGTLTTRLAADAAQVQGVMHFGVFCSKVTGVRLATLVQNTANLGTGVILAFVNGWELTLLVLVLVPILAVAGMMEIELLAGQAAKDKKELEKAGQTVTEAIENIRTVASLTREAKFESLFHDNLQVPYRNAQKKSHMQGFAFSFSQAMIYFTYALCFWFGAWLVEQGRMNVEGVFLVSMALMYGSLAVGEATSFAPNYANAKVSASHIMILLNRRPSIDNLSHEGQSLTKFEGSVSFEGVNFNYPSRPNVHVLRGLNLEVGKGQTLALVGRSGCGKSTSIQLLERFYDATQGNVMIDSKSVKDLNIQWLRSQIGIVSQEPVLFDCSIAENIAYGDNSRTVTMEEIKAAAEAANIHNFIESLPKKYDTQAGDKGTQLSGGQKQRIAIARAIIRNPKLLLLDEATSALDAESEKMVQEALDKARQGRTCILVAHRLSTIQNADRIAVFQEGMVVEEGTHQQLLAKRGVYHMLVTSQIGQGGQ